A single window of Luteipulveratus halotolerans DNA harbors:
- a CDS encoding TetR/AcrR family transcriptional regulator yields MATARTREPQQDRSRATRLRLLETAVECLAELGCSATSVGLVAERADVSRGAAQHHFPTREALFMAAVDHMADVRADELKQQAAALPADEDRTYAVLDLLCGFYVGPLFRAALQVWVTASADEALRSRVIPMEAKFGRDVYAAAVELLGLDTSRPEVRETLMGTLDLIRGLGLADVLTDDSRRREVILRRWASTINQTLDPGG; encoded by the coding sequence ATGGCCACCGCTCGCACCCGAGAGCCCCAGCAGGATCGCAGCCGCGCGACGCGGCTGCGGCTGCTGGAGACGGCTGTCGAGTGTCTGGCGGAGCTCGGCTGCTCGGCCACCAGCGTGGGTCTGGTGGCCGAGCGCGCCGACGTCTCACGGGGCGCAGCGCAGCACCACTTCCCGACCCGTGAGGCGCTGTTCATGGCGGCCGTGGACCACATGGCCGACGTGCGCGCCGACGAGCTCAAGCAGCAGGCGGCCGCGCTGCCGGCCGATGAGGACCGCACCTACGCCGTGCTCGACCTGCTGTGCGGGTTCTACGTCGGACCGTTGTTCCGAGCGGCCCTGCAGGTGTGGGTGACCGCGTCCGCCGACGAGGCGCTGCGGTCGCGCGTGATCCCGATGGAGGCGAAGTTCGGTCGCGACGTCTACGCCGCCGCTGTCGAGCTGCTCGGCCTCGACACGTCACGGCCCGAGGTGCGCGAGACGCTCATGGGCACGCTCGACCTCATCCGAGGGCTCGGCCTCGCCGACGTCCTCACCGACGACTCCCGACGCCGCGAGGTGATCCTGCGGCGCTGGGCCAGCACCATCAACCAGACCCTCGACCCCGGGGGCTGA
- a CDS encoding SDR family oxidoreductase, with the protein MTDLSGRTILMSGGSRGIGLAIALRAARDGANVAILAKTDQPHPKLEGTIHTAADDIRKAGGQALPVLGDVRSDEDVQRAVDATVAGFGGIDVVVNNASAIDLSKTTDLPMKKYDLMQDINCRGTFLLSKTAIPHLQKSSNPHILTLSPPLNLDPKWAGAHVGYTIAKYGMSLTTLGLAEELKDIGIAVNSLWPRTMIATAAVLNLLGGEQVMATSRTPEIVADAAYAILTKPSRALTGQFLIDDDVLAGEGVTDLSKYHAGGGSDADLQPDIFLD; encoded by the coding sequence GTGACAGACCTTTCCGGACGCACCATCCTGATGTCAGGCGGCAGCCGCGGCATCGGCCTGGCGATCGCGCTGCGTGCTGCGCGCGACGGTGCCAACGTCGCGATCCTGGCCAAGACCGATCAGCCGCACCCCAAGCTCGAGGGCACGATCCACACCGCCGCCGACGACATCCGCAAGGCCGGTGGGCAGGCGCTGCCGGTGCTGGGCGATGTCCGCAGCGACGAGGATGTCCAGCGCGCGGTGGACGCCACGGTGGCCGGGTTCGGCGGCATCGACGTCGTCGTCAACAACGCCAGTGCGATCGACCTCTCGAAGACGACCGATCTGCCGATGAAGAAGTACGACCTGATGCAGGACATCAACTGCCGCGGCACCTTCCTGCTGTCCAAGACCGCGATCCCGCACCTGCAGAAGTCGAGCAACCCGCACATCCTCACGTTGTCGCCGCCGCTCAACCTCGACCCCAAGTGGGCGGGTGCGCACGTCGGCTACACCATCGCCAAGTACGGCATGAGCCTGACGACGCTCGGCCTCGCCGAAGAGCTGAAAGACATTGGCATCGCTGTCAACTCGCTGTGGCCGCGCACCATGATCGCGACGGCCGCCGTGCTCAACCTGCTCGGCGGTGAGCAGGTCATGGCGACCTCGCGCACGCCCGAGATCGTCGCGGACGCTGCCTACGCGATCCTCACCAAGCCGTCCCGTGCGCTCACCGGGCAGTTCCTCATCGACGACGACGTGCTCGCCGGTGAGGGCGTCACCGACCTGTCGAAGTACCACGCGGGCGGTGGCTCGGACGCCGACCTGCAGCCCGACATCTTCCTGGACTGA
- a CDS encoding enoyl-CoA hydratase family protein, giving the protein MSTELVHYAVDDAVATITLDSPHNRNALSSALVQQLGDHLAAAAADDAVRAVLLTHTGGTFCAGADLSEASGGSPKDSTATLVALLKSLVALPKPVVARIDGHVRAGGLGLVGACDIVIAGPQTSYAFTEVRLGLAPAMISLTVLPRIAQRAASRYFLTGEKFDAATAERIGLVTVATDDTEATTAGVLDALRKGSPQGLRESKALTTVPVLRALDEDADRLADLSARLFASDEAREGMLSFLERRPPRWATPTPAEETP; this is encoded by the coding sequence ATGTCAACAGAACTCGTCCACTACGCGGTCGACGACGCAGTCGCGACGATCACCCTCGACTCACCGCACAACCGCAACGCGCTCTCGTCGGCGCTGGTCCAGCAGCTGGGTGACCACCTGGCAGCCGCAGCCGCGGACGACGCCGTACGAGCGGTGCTGCTGACGCACACCGGCGGCACCTTCTGCGCGGGCGCCGACCTGAGTGAGGCGTCCGGCGGATCGCCCAAGGACAGCACGGCCACGCTCGTCGCGCTGCTGAAGTCGCTCGTGGCGCTTCCCAAGCCGGTCGTCGCGCGCATCGACGGGCACGTCCGCGCCGGCGGTCTCGGCCTCGTCGGCGCGTGCGACATCGTGATCGCCGGGCCGCAGACGTCGTACGCCTTCACCGAGGTCCGCCTCGGCCTCGCGCCGGCGATGATCTCGTTGACGGTGCTGCCGCGGATCGCGCAGCGGGCCGCCTCGCGCTACTTCCTGACCGGCGAGAAGTTCGACGCCGCGACCGCCGAGCGCATCGGCCTGGTCACCGTCGCGACCGACGACACCGAGGCCACGACGGCCGGTGTGCTCGACGCACTGCGCAAGGGCTCACCGCAGGGTCTGCGCGAGTCGAAGGCGCTCACGACGGTGCCCGTGCTGCGGGCGCTCGACGAGGACGCCGACCGGCTGGCGGACCTTTCTGCGCGATTGTTCGCGTCCGACGAGGCTCGAGAAGGCATGCTGTCGTTCCTCGAACGACGTCCGCCCCGCTGGGCCACCCCCACCCCCGCTGAGGAGACACCGTGA
- a CDS encoding acyl-CoA dehydrogenase family protein has product MSANVIRIGNASGFYGDRLGAMREMLEGGELDVLTGDYLAELTMLILARDRMNDASLGYAKTFLRQMEDCLGLALDRGVTIVANAGGLNLFAGLNPERIMASAMAVGTGRYALTKATSYAKDRAVWRTPIGAHQGIAHPLARRHVELELARLMMQKAAVLYDGGDDVGAGEAANMAKYAAAEASIAALDTAVQTHGGNGLTREYGLASMLGAARVARVAPVSREMILNFVAQHSLGLPKSY; this is encoded by the coding sequence ATGAGCGCCAACGTGATTCGTATCGGCAACGCGTCGGGCTTCTACGGCGACCGGCTCGGCGCGATGCGCGAGATGCTCGAGGGCGGCGAGCTCGACGTCCTCACCGGCGACTACCTCGCCGAGCTGACCATGCTCATCCTCGCGCGCGACCGGATGAACGACGCCTCGCTCGGCTACGCCAAGACGTTCCTGCGCCAGATGGAGGACTGCCTCGGCCTCGCGCTCGACCGCGGCGTCACGATCGTGGCCAACGCGGGCGGTCTCAACCTGTTCGCCGGGCTCAACCCCGAGCGCATCATGGCCTCGGCGATGGCGGTCGGCACCGGCCGCTACGCACTCACCAAGGCGACGTCGTACGCCAAGGACCGTGCGGTGTGGCGTACGCCGATCGGTGCGCACCAGGGCATCGCTCACCCCCTCGCGCGCCGCCACGTCGAGCTCGAGCTCGCTCGGCTGATGATGCAGAAGGCGGCGGTGCTCTACGACGGCGGCGACGACGTGGGCGCCGGTGAGGCGGCCAACATGGCCAAGTACGCCGCGGCCGAGGCCAGCATCGCCGCGCTCGACACGGCGGTGCAGACCCACGGCGGCAACGGGCTCACGCGTGAGTACGGCCTGGCGTCGATGCTCGGAGCGGCCCGCGTGGCCCGCGTCGCTCCGGTGAGCCGCGAGATGATCCTCAACTTCGTCGCCCAGCACTCGCTGGGTCTGCCGAAGTCCTACTGA